The proteins below are encoded in one region of Clostridia bacterium:
- the ileS gene encoding isoleucine--tRNA ligase: MKANLPQNEPKMLAWWEEIRIYDKIREARKGAEFYVLHDGPPYANGPIHLGHALNKCLKDFVVKSRTMSGYDSPYVPGWDCHGLPIEIKVDESLGRKKLEMAALEVRAACRKYAQKYLDLQREQFKRIGIFGRFENPYSTMTPDYEAAVIETFYAFFEKEMVYKGLKPVYWCIHDRTALAEAEVEYANHTSPSIWVRYALTSDPAAIDAALAGKKVATIIWTTTPWTLPASMAVAFSPTEEYVALDAGEWTYIVAANLAEATVQNCGLVAPKKIATFPGTKLERATFAHPFLDRSILGVLADYVTMDQGTGAVHTAPSHGADDFYTGVKYGLDQTCNVDAAGRIQNGLPAYDGKRVFDANPLIVELLKTRGVLLGFSEIEHSYPHCWRCHNPIIFRATEQWFISMEGNVGDGTLRSVALREINDNVRWDPAWGRERIANMVATRPDWCISRQRIWGVPIAIFFCEGCGEALHSSEAHKAVVELFAREGADAWYKYTPPEILPKGSKCGKCGGTEFRKEMDIIDVWFESGSSQAAVLTPKNGLPWPADLYLEGGDQYRGWFHSSLLCAIGLKGSSPYRAVATNGWTLDDQGRAQSKSIGNVVDPVDIAKRLGGEIVRMWVASVDFREDVVSTEALMQRIAENYRKIRNTFRYVLSNLYDFDPARDAVAFDDMESLDSYMLLRTAELADELRTWYDEMLFHRIYQRLIQFCVVDLSSMYFYVLKDTLYTAAPNSRKRRSAQTAIWKIGEALVRLVAPIMSFTAEEIWSFLPKMEGRAESVHVALFPTTQDITGDVSDPAALEALKRDWHELLVIRDEVLKALEVVRRDKIINDGLEAQVTLTLPPALFAIASRYRNELPGLFVVSAVHMAEAQPTDGALGIAVQVERADGEKCERCWNYSTHVGEDKKYPTVCERCSAAIAESER; encoded by the coding sequence ATGAAGGCCAACCTGCCGCAGAACGAGCCTAAGATGCTTGCGTGGTGGGAAGAGATACGCATCTACGACAAGATTCGCGAGGCCCGCAAGGGCGCGGAGTTTTACGTCCTGCACGACGGTCCTCCGTACGCGAATGGTCCGATACATCTGGGCCACGCGCTCAACAAGTGCCTGAAAGATTTCGTGGTGAAATCGCGCACAATGAGCGGGTACGACTCACCGTACGTGCCGGGCTGGGACTGCCATGGTCTGCCGATTGAAATCAAGGTTGACGAATCGCTCGGACGCAAGAAGCTGGAAATGGCTGCGCTGGAAGTGCGCGCTGCCTGCCGCAAGTACGCGCAGAAGTATCTCGACTTGCAGCGCGAGCAGTTCAAACGCATCGGCATCTTTGGCCGCTTCGAAAATCCGTACTCCACGATGACGCCTGATTACGAGGCTGCCGTCATCGAGACGTTCTACGCGTTTTTCGAAAAAGAAATGGTCTACAAGGGCCTGAAGCCGGTTTACTGGTGCATCCATGACCGCACAGCGCTCGCCGAGGCCGAAGTTGAATACGCGAACCACACCAGTCCGAGCATCTGGGTTCGCTACGCGCTGACCAGCGATCCTGCCGCCATCGATGCTGCGCTCGCGGGCAAGAAGGTTGCGACCATCATCTGGACAACGACTCCGTGGACGCTTCCCGCGTCAATGGCCGTCGCCTTCAGTCCCACAGAAGAGTATGTCGCGTTGGACGCTGGCGAGTGGACGTACATAGTCGCCGCAAATCTTGCGGAAGCGACAGTGCAGAACTGTGGGCTGGTGGCGCCAAAGAAGATCGCAACTTTCCCCGGAACCAAGCTGGAGCGCGCGACCTTCGCGCATCCGTTCCTGGACCGCAGCATCCTTGGCGTGCTTGCCGACTACGTCACGATGGATCAGGGTACGGGCGCCGTGCACACCGCTCCCTCGCATGGCGCAGACGACTTTTACACGGGCGTGAAATACGGCCTGGACCAGACGTGCAATGTGGACGCAGCCGGGCGCATACAGAACGGCTTGCCCGCATACGATGGCAAGCGCGTTTTCGATGCGAACCCGCTCATCGTAGAGCTGCTGAAAACCCGTGGCGTGCTCTTGGGTTTTTCGGAGATCGAGCACTCATATCCGCATTGCTGGCGCTGCCACAATCCGATCATCTTCCGTGCCACAGAGCAGTGGTTCATTTCGATGGAAGGCAATGTCGGAGATGGCACGCTCCGCTCCGTCGCGCTGCGCGAGATCAACGATAACGTGCGGTGGGATCCTGCCTGGGGACGGGAGCGTATCGCGAACATGGTCGCAACGCGTCCCGACTGGTGCATCTCGCGCCAGCGCATCTGGGGTGTCCCCATCGCAATCTTCTTCTGCGAAGGCTGCGGCGAAGCGCTGCACTCGAGTGAAGCGCACAAGGCTGTTGTCGAACTCTTTGCGCGCGAAGGCGCAGACGCCTGGTACAAGTACACTCCTCCCGAAATTCTGCCCAAGGGCAGCAAGTGCGGCAAGTGCGGCGGCACAGAGTTCCGCAAGGAGATGGACATCATCGACGTGTGGTTCGAGTCCGGCTCATCGCAAGCTGCCGTGCTCACGCCCAAGAACGGTCTGCCGTGGCCTGCCGACCTTTACCTCGAAGGCGGCGACCAATATCGCGGCTGGTTCCACTCTTCCCTGCTGTGCGCGATCGGGTTGAAGGGCTCGTCGCCCTATCGCGCAGTGGCCACGAATGGCTGGACGCTGGACGACCAGGGTCGCGCTCAGTCCAAGTCAATTGGCAACGTCGTGGATCCGGTCGATATTGCGAAACGCCTGGGCGGCGAAATCGTGCGCATGTGGGTAGCTTCCGTGGATTTCCGCGAGGATGTCGTCTCCACAGAAGCACTGATGCAGCGCATCGCTGAGAACTACCGCAAGATCCGCAACACGTTCCGGTATGTGTTGAGCAACCTGTATGACTTCGATCCGGCGCGCGATGCCGTCGCGTTCGATGACATGGAATCACTCGACTCCTACATGCTGCTGCGGACCGCCGAACTGGCTGACGAACTGCGCACATGGTATGACGAGATGCTGTTCCACCGCATCTATCAGCGGCTCATCCAGTTCTGCGTTGTCGATCTCAGTTCGATGTACTTCTACGTACTCAAGGACACGTTGTACACGGCGGCTCCGAACTCCAGGAAGCGCCGCTCGGCCCAGACAGCTATCTGGAAAATCGGTGAGGCCTTGGTACGACTGGTTGCGCCTATCATGAGTTTCACGGCGGAAGAAATATGGAGCTTCCTTCCGAAGATGGAAGGTCGGGCAGAGAGTGTGCACGTCGCGCTCTTCCCCACGACGCAAGACATCACCGGGGACGTCTCCGACCCGGCAGCGCTTGAAGCGCTCAAGCGTGATTGGCACGAGTTGCTGGTCATCCGCGATGAAGTGCTAAAGGCGCTGGAAGTCGTTCGCAGGGACAAGATCATCAACGACGGATTGGAAGCGCAAGTAACGTTGACGCTGCCCCCGGCACTGTTTGCGATAGCATCACGCTATCGCAACGAACTGCCGGGGCTGTTCGTCGTCTCGGCTGTTCATATGGCAGAGGCCCAACCGACCGATGGCGCGTTGGGAATCGCTGTTCAAGTGGAACGCGCCGACGGAGAGAAGTGCGAGCGATGCTGGAATTACTCGACGCATGTCGGAGAAGACAAGAAGTATCCGACGGTGTGCGAGCGTTGCAGTGCCGCTATCGCTGAATCTGAGCGGTAA
- a CDS encoding undecaprenyl-phosphate glucose phosphotransferase translates to MLRRLNLYKFYLRGLCYVLPAIAFLLAAFSRFYLQPWLGAVQQYSLPEYVFLLAFLTMAWAMASEHYGITSVEELFVERTGVRAALKASGATYMLCFAVLFFYRTAMFSRAFFLLSSVWLLLLVVALRAAFRLIVCTEGRQHRPLRLLIVGTDTFSRRAIARLKRSSFQCEVVAYLRLPGEDTVVRDAPVHDLSEINELQLSGAVDDIVLAVPPDRFIEIPAIMSALKNLSMPTRVVVDLGQGVIIRDKLFQVGQLHMLDLGTTPAESMSYLLIKRAFDIAFSSLVILLSLPLTVLIAILIKLTSKGPIFFVQERVGLNGRVFPMFKFRTMRVSAPSESDRLWTTEDDPRKTPFGALLRKTSLDELPQFLNVLTGDMSIVGPRPERPHFVETFMNEVSQYGDRHRLKVGITGWAQVNGWRGDTSIEKRVECDLYYLQNWSFGLDMRIILMTVWTGLFGKNAY, encoded by the coding sequence ATGTTGCGAAGGCTGAATCTATACAAATTTTATCTGCGCGGCTTGTGCTACGTGCTACCGGCAATCGCATTTCTCCTTGCCGCGTTCTCGCGTTTCTATCTACAACCCTGGCTAGGTGCGGTCCAGCAATACTCATTGCCCGAATACGTCTTTCTCCTGGCGTTCCTCACCATGGCGTGGGCGATGGCCTCGGAGCATTACGGCATTACAAGCGTAGAGGAACTCTTTGTAGAGCGGACGGGAGTTCGCGCGGCGCTGAAGGCATCCGGTGCGACTTACATGCTCTGCTTCGCCGTGCTGTTCTTTTACAGAACCGCCATGTTCTCTCGCGCCTTCTTTTTGCTAAGCAGCGTGTGGCTACTGCTGCTTGTGGTGGCGCTCCGTGCGGCGTTCCGCTTGATCGTTTGTACGGAAGGCCGGCAGCATCGCCCTCTTCGCTTGTTGATCGTCGGCACAGACACCTTTTCTCGTCGTGCTATCGCGCGTCTCAAGAGGAGCTCGTTTCAGTGCGAGGTGGTTGCTTACCTGCGGCTCCCAGGCGAGGACACGGTCGTGCGCGATGCACCTGTTCACGACCTGAGCGAGATTAACGAATTGCAATTGTCGGGTGCGGTTGACGACATCGTGCTGGCGGTGCCGCCTGATCGGTTCATCGAGATCCCCGCGATCATGAGCGCATTGAAAAACCTGAGCATGCCCACACGCGTGGTCGTCGATCTTGGGCAAGGCGTCATTATTCGCGACAAGCTGTTCCAGGTCGGTCAGTTGCACATGCTGGACCTCGGCACCACACCTGCCGAGTCCATGAGTTACCTGCTCATCAAGCGCGCATTCGACATTGCATTTTCATCTCTGGTGATCCTGCTGAGCCTGCCACTCACGGTACTCATTGCGATTTTGATCAAGTTGACGTCGAAGGGGCCCATATTCTTCGTGCAGGAGCGAGTCGGCCTGAATGGGCGCGTGTTTCCGATGTTTAAGTTCCGGACGATGCGAGTCAGCGCCCCCAGCGAGAGTGACAGGTTGTGGACTACAGAGGACGATCCGCGGAAAACACCTTTCGGCGCGTTGCTTCGAAAAACAAGCCTGGATGAGTTGCCGCAATTCTTGAACGTGCTAACGGGTGACATGAGCATTGTAGGACCTCGCCCGGAACGCCCGCACTTTGTAGAGACCTTCATGAATGAAGTGTCGCAATACGGCGACCGGCACCGCCTGAAAGTCGGGATCACAGGCTGGGCACAGGTGAACGGCTGGCGTGGCGATACGAGCATCGAGAAGCGCGTGGAATGCGATCTCTATTACCTGCAAAACTGGAGCTTCGGTTTGGACATGAGGATCATTCTCATGACCGTTTGGACAGGGTTGTTCGGTAAGAACGCGTATTAG
- the rfbD gene encoding dTDP-4-dehydrorhamnose reductase: MLIGKNGQLGIELQRVLADAGAVVCGLGRAELDLADIAAIRSAVRTFAPAIIVNAAAYTAVDRAESEPEVARSINAIAPVVMAEEAAKRGAALVHYSTDYVFAGTATAPYTEEDATGPLSVYGSTKLAGEQGIRNSQARHVIFRASWIYSEHSKNFFRTVLRLSREREQLRIVSDQVGSPTWARHIAEATAAILARESLSAYPPFELSSGVYHMTAAGLTSWHGFATEIVSLCRQRLGDQRCEFAVKDIVPIASADFPLPARRPKYSVLANNKLADVFGVQLPCWREQLAGLIECLHSSQNTNAISGLHL, translated from the coding sequence TTGCTGATCGGTAAGAATGGTCAGCTCGGAATCGAGCTGCAGCGTGTACTGGCGGACGCAGGCGCCGTGGTGTGCGGACTTGGCAGGGCCGAATTGGACTTGGCGGACATCGCTGCGATTCGGTCTGCTGTCCGCACATTCGCTCCGGCCATCATCGTGAATGCAGCTGCCTACACAGCCGTGGACCGCGCTGAGAGTGAACCGGAAGTCGCTCGCAGCATCAACGCGATTGCGCCGGTGGTAATGGCGGAGGAGGCTGCGAAACGTGGTGCGGCGCTCGTACACTATTCGACCGATTATGTATTCGCAGGTACGGCCACGGCTCCTTATACGGAAGAAGACGCCACCGGTCCGTTAAGCGTGTACGGAAGTACGAAGCTCGCGGGCGAGCAGGGAATACGCAACTCGCAGGCAAGGCACGTTATTTTCCGGGCAAGCTGGATCTACTCCGAGCATTCAAAAAACTTCTTCCGAACGGTGCTTCGCCTATCGCGCGAGCGCGAGCAGCTTCGCATCGTCAGCGATCAAGTCGGCAGTCCTACCTGGGCCAGGCATATTGCTGAAGCCACTGCAGCTATCTTGGCGAGGGAGAGCCTGTCGGCATATCCGCCGTTTGAATTAAGCAGTGGCGTGTATCACATGACGGCAGCGGGGCTGACAAGTTGGCATGGCTTTGCGACCGAAATCGTTTCTTTATGCCGGCAGAGGCTTGGCGACCAGCGATGCGAATTCGCGGTGAAGGACATCGTTCCAATCGCTTCTGCTGATTTCCCACTGCCGGCGCGTCGTCCAAAGTATTCAGTTCTCGCGAACAACAAATTAGCGGATGTGTTTGGTGTGCAGTTGCCATGCTGGCGCGAGCAGTTAGCAGGTCTTATCGAATGCTTGCACAGTTCACAAAACACTAATGCAATATCGGGCTTGCACCTGTAG
- a CDS encoding sigma-70 family RNA polymerase sigma factor yields the protein MEAIQPKVGEPTSDESVLVAAAKQGAISAFEELVKRYDRNVFRIAQHITQNREDAEDVVQDAFLKAYQNLPQFQGQSKFYTWLVRIAVNEALMRLRRRRPERMVSLDEDIKTDEDSMPREVADWAPNPEQLYTQAELKDILGKTIQGLPASFRTVFVLRDVEGLSTEETADALDLSVPAVKSRLLRARLQLRDRLNKYFKQRDGDGKQ from the coding sequence ATGGAAGCCATCCAACCAAAAGTAGGAGAGCCCACCAGCGATGAATCGGTACTGGTAGCGGCTGCGAAGCAAGGAGCCATCTCCGCGTTCGAGGAGCTCGTTAAGCGCTATGACCGGAATGTATTCCGGATAGCGCAACACATAACGCAAAACCGCGAAGATGCGGAAGACGTTGTGCAAGACGCTTTCTTGAAGGCGTACCAGAACTTGCCGCAGTTCCAAGGTCAGTCAAAGTTCTATACCTGGTTGGTTAGAATCGCGGTCAACGAAGCATTGATGCGCTTGCGGCGGCGACGCCCCGAGCGGATGGTTTCGCTGGACGAAGACATCAAGACAGACGAAGACAGCATGCCGCGGGAAGTCGCGGACTGGGCTCCGAATCCTGAACAGTTGTATACCCAGGCGGAGTTGAAGGACATCTTGGGAAAGACGATCCAGGGACTTCCGGCCAGTTTCCGAACCGTGTTCGTGCTGCGAGATGTAGAAGGGCTTTCAACGGAGGAGACGGCCGATGCGCTCGACTTGAGCGTACCCGCTGTGAAGTCACGTTTGCTCCGTGCCCGCTTGCAATTGCGAGATCGGTTGAATAAGTACTTCAAACAACGAGATGGGGATGGGAAACAGTGA
- the rfbC gene encoding dTDP-4-dehydrorhamnose 3,5-epimerase, which yields MERIELDIPGVYLFKPRVFTDDRGFFFESYRQVEFSEMGVTHAFVQDNHSRSARGTIRALHYQLVFPQAKLCRVVHGEVFDVAVDIRVGSPSFGRWVGAILSAENKQQLYIPEGFAHGFSVLSESAEFLYKCSEYYHAEDDHGIAWNDPSLHIDWHLQDPILSAKDRLYPRLDRTPKELLPSYR from the coding sequence ATGGAACGAATTGAACTAGATATCCCGGGCGTTTACCTCTTTAAGCCTCGCGTGTTCACCGATGATCGCGGCTTCTTCTTCGAGAGCTATCGGCAGGTGGAATTTTCTGAGATGGGCGTAACCCACGCCTTTGTGCAAGACAATCATTCCCGTTCAGCCCGAGGCACCATCCGAGCGCTGCACTACCAGCTTGTCTTCCCACAGGCGAAATTATGCCGTGTGGTGCACGGAGAAGTGTTTGACGTTGCCGTTGACATCCGCGTTGGATCTCCGAGCTTCGGACGATGGGTTGGCGCAATTCTTTCGGCGGAGAACAAACAACAGTTGTACATTCCCGAAGGGTTTGCGCACGGTTTTTCCGTACTCTCGGAGAGCGCCGAGTTTCTGTACAAGTGCAGCGAGTACTACCACGCCGAGGATGACCACGGAATCGCGTGGAACGATCCGTCGCTTCACATCGACTGGCACCTTCAGGATCCTATTCTCTCTGCCAAGGATCGGCTTTACCCTCGCCTGGATCGAACGCCAAAGGAATTGCTGCCATCCTACCGCTAA
- a CDS encoding energy transducer TonB, translating to MANQVSIPRQDVPELNLLPEEQFNDSLWQSLSTNFRDTFFPEKLPPLQLTSRPVRVREIWGEYNYRKKSAWFSVVLHGAAVAGLIAASVVGARVVQQATNQEHVELVSPDISEYMPLSSKKIDQIGGGGGGGDRDKLQAPKGKLPKFAMEQITPPAMIVRNENPKLTVEPTVVVPPQVKIANANLPNFGDPKAVIPSGPASNGTGSGGGIGSGSGGGVGSGTGPGVGPGRGGGIGGGIFRVGGGVSAPRALDTPDPEYSEEARKAKYQGTVVLWLIVGPDGQPRDVRVARSLGMGLDQKAVEAVRRWKFEPAMKDGRPVAVQINVEVNFRLY from the coding sequence ATGGCGAACCAGGTTTCCATTCCCCGACAAGATGTACCGGAGCTCAACCTTCTGCCTGAAGAGCAGTTCAATGACTCTCTCTGGCAGTCATTGAGCACCAACTTTCGCGACACATTTTTCCCCGAGAAGTTGCCCCCGCTTCAGTTGACGTCGCGTCCCGTTCGGGTTCGAGAAATTTGGGGAGAGTACAACTACCGAAAGAAGAGCGCATGGTTCTCGGTGGTTTTACACGGAGCCGCAGTGGCTGGGTTGATCGCGGCGTCTGTGGTCGGGGCCAGGGTGGTGCAGCAGGCCACGAACCAGGAGCACGTTGAGCTGGTTTCGCCGGATATCTCCGAGTACATGCCGCTGTCGAGCAAGAAAATCGACCAGATCGGCGGCGGCGGCGGTGGCGGCGATCGTGACAAATTGCAGGCACCAAAAGGAAAGCTTCCCAAGTTCGCGATGGAGCAGATCACGCCTCCGGCGATGATCGTGCGCAATGAGAATCCCAAGCTCACGGTCGAGCCCACGGTTGTTGTTCCTCCTCAAGTGAAAATTGCGAATGCCAATCTTCCGAACTTCGGTGATCCCAAGGCTGTGATCCCCTCCGGTCCGGCGTCCAATGGGACCGGCTCCGGTGGCGGCATCGGTTCGGGTAGCGGCGGCGGGGTAGGCTCCGGTACTGGCCCCGGCGTAGGTCCGGGCCGTGGCGGTGGTATTGGCGGCGGCATATTCCGGGTTGGTGGCGGCGTCTCGGCTCCGCGCGCGTTGGATACTCCTGACCCTGAGTATTCGGAGGAAGCTCGCAAGGCGAAGTACCAGGGAACTGTTGTTCTCTGGCTGATCGTCGGCCCGGATGGTCAACCGCGTGACGTGCGCGTGGCACGCAGCCTCGGTATGGGGCTTGATCAGAAAGCGGTCGAGGCTGTGCGCCGTTGGAAGTTTGAGCCTGCCATGAAGGACGGAAGGCCCGTCGCTGTGCAGATCAACGTCGAAGTGAATTTCAGGCTGTACTAG
- a CDS encoding transglycosylase SLT domain-containing protein has product MKPRSSSSVVLFVLVLLSVAAWAQSSQRGTKKLSPKAKITSSTASQKKQAKTKQAVKSPSTKARANKAALKPKRKKPVSSARLRRVARAFVTSADLKPMARQLIENRTRAAYSGVEAYARKHAGTDAGALAWLAVGYAHILDRDYDKALLPLEKAQPRAGELGDYVLYFKALSYGSRGDSEKVIATLKDFTKTWPESVFLRDAVDVYGDALVAAGRPNEAVEFLEANRQPTRADVELALGRAYLKAGNPQKAAEVLRHIYYTMPGSGEAAQASTLIDTISATTTLAPASFSDRMLRARLLAQSNRWTDAAREDRALLNDAPPDQRANVSVALGVALRRSGNASEGRRLLEQTEATGEANAERLYNLGEIARSEDNESAVIDNLGQMRKTAATSSWFESALLSAGNMYLLKRDYDKAIDQYREIHERFPNGPRASYAHWKATWLNFRQGRNEEARREFEKHVEQYPRSVEVAAALYWRARLAEESGDLATARAWYAKAADRFRNYYYGHQARERLAKLGENGATASVPLLDRIPSVQALGDGALVEDPPGDDLRVQKSKLLENAGLFDLAIKELQLASGGKGPNWATLQIARIYRESGQYHRALQFLKRALPSYYAMDISDLPRPYWEFLFPRPYWTDLRKFSTQNRLDPYLVASLIRQESEFNPGAISHANAWGLMQLLPAVGKGEARELKVRRFNTEQLLIPNLNLQLGTRFFREMVDHQNGQIEYALAAYNAGTNRVQDWLDNGKYRDVVEFVESIPFTETREYVQAIMRNAQVYRKLYPNN; this is encoded by the coding sequence ATGAAACCCAGGTCCTCTTCTTCCGTAGTCCTGTTTGTACTGGTTCTGTTGAGCGTCGCGGCGTGGGCACAGTCCAGCCAGCGCGGCACAAAGAAGCTCTCGCCCAAGGCAAAGATAACCTCATCAACGGCTTCGCAGAAAAAGCAGGCGAAAACGAAGCAAGCCGTCAAATCGCCTTCCACGAAGGCGCGGGCGAATAAAGCTGCGCTCAAGCCGAAGCGGAAGAAGCCTGTCAGTTCGGCGCGGCTCCGTCGTGTAGCGCGAGCATTCGTAACTTCGGCGGACCTGAAACCGATGGCACGCCAATTGATCGAGAACCGCACGAGGGCAGCGTACTCCGGCGTTGAGGCTTATGCACGCAAGCACGCCGGCACGGACGCCGGAGCCCTCGCGTGGCTGGCCGTCGGATACGCTCACATCCTTGATCGCGATTACGACAAAGCACTTTTGCCGCTCGAAAAGGCACAGCCCAGAGCCGGAGAGCTTGGGGACTATGTTCTCTACTTCAAGGCCCTTTCGTATGGAAGTCGAGGAGACAGCGAGAAGGTTATCGCAACCCTCAAGGACTTCACGAAGACCTGGCCCGAGTCCGTGTTTCTGCGCGACGCGGTTGACGTTTATGGCGATGCCCTCGTAGCAGCAGGGCGTCCGAACGAAGCGGTTGAGTTCCTGGAAGCGAATCGCCAGCCTACCCGAGCCGATGTCGAGTTGGCGCTCGGCCGTGCTTACCTAAAGGCCGGAAATCCGCAAAAGGCCGCAGAGGTGCTTCGTCATATCTACTACACCATGCCTGGTAGCGGGGAAGCTGCGCAGGCGTCTACTCTGATTGACACAATCTCAGCCACTACGACACTCGCACCCGCATCTTTCAGTGACCGGATGCTGCGCGCGAGGTTGCTTGCGCAGTCGAATCGCTGGACCGATGCGGCGAGGGAAGATCGCGCGCTCCTGAACGACGCTCCGCCCGATCAGCGCGCGAATGTTTCGGTCGCGCTCGGTGTTGCGCTTAGGCGCAGCGGGAACGCCAGTGAAGGTCGCCGATTGCTCGAGCAGACCGAGGCCACTGGCGAGGCGAACGCTGAGCGTCTGTACAACCTCGGCGAGATCGCGCGTTCGGAAGATAACGAGAGCGCTGTCATCGACAACCTGGGCCAGATGCGTAAGACAGCGGCGACGAGTTCCTGGTTTGAAAGCGCGCTCCTTTCAGCCGGCAACATGTATTTGTTGAAGCGCGATTACGACAAGGCGATAGATCAGTATCGAGAGATTCACGAGCGGTTCCCAAATGGGCCGCGCGCTTCGTACGCGCACTGGAAGGCCACATGGCTCAATTTCCGCCAGGGCAGAAACGAAGAAGCCAGGCGCGAGTTCGAGAAGCATGTTGAGCAGTATCCAAGGTCAGTCGAGGTTGCCGCGGCGCTGTACTGGCGCGCCCGCCTGGCAGAAGAATCCGGCGATCTCGCAACGGCCCGCGCCTGGTACGCGAAAGCTGCCGACCGCTTCCGCAACTACTACTACGGACACCAGGCACGCGAGCGCCTGGCAAAGTTGGGCGAGAACGGAGCGACCGCTTCGGTCCCGCTCCTGGATCGCATCCCGTCGGTCCAGGCTCTTGGAGATGGCGCGCTGGTGGAGGATCCTCCGGGCGACGACCTTCGGGTACAGAAGAGCAAGTTGTTGGAGAACGCTGGCTTATTCGACCTCGCGATCAAGGAGTTGCAGCTAGCCTCCGGCGGTAAAGGTCCAAACTGGGCAACGCTTCAGATCGCGCGGATCTACCGCGAGTCTGGGCAGTACCACCGCGCATTGCAGTTCCTCAAGCGCGCTTTGCCCAGCTACTACGCTATGGATATCTCGGACCTTCCACGCCCCTATTGGGAGTTCCTGTTTCCGCGTCCCTACTGGACGGACCTCAGGAAGTTTTCGACGCAGAATAGACTCGATCCGTACCTCGTGGCTTCGTTAATCAGGCAGGAGTCTGAGTTCAATCCTGGCGCTATTTCTCATGCCAATGCATGGGGCCTTATGCAGCTGCTGCCAGCGGTAGGCAAGGGCGAGGCTCGTGAGCTGAAGGTCCGGCGCTTCAATACCGAACAACTGCTCATCCCCAACCTGAACCTACAACTCGGTACGCGCTTCTTCCGAGAGATGGTGGATCATCAGAACGGACAGATTGAATATGCACTGGCAGCCTACAACGCCGGCACAAATCGTGTACAAGACTGGTTAGACAACGGCAAGTATCGCGACGTGGTGGAGTTCGTGGAGTCTATTCCGTTCACCGAAACTCGTGAGTACGTGCAGGCCATCATGCGCAACGCCCAAGTCTATAGAAAGCTTTATCCCAACAACTAA
- the lspA gene encoding signal peptidase II: MRKYYFLIAALVFILDQVAKSVIQQKLPLNDSIGVIPGFFRISHVQNYGAAFGLFADSVSHWKVVFLVGFSLLAMAVVAYLLWKNTHAYPTTGIALALILGGAMGNLYDRLADGYVVDFLAFFFGRYHWPDFNVADSAIVVGAVLLVAEILFTKPPEEEHAGQARR, encoded by the coding sequence ATGAGGAAGTACTACTTCCTGATCGCAGCGCTCGTGTTCATACTGGACCAGGTCGCTAAGTCGGTCATTCAGCAGAAACTCCCGCTGAACGATAGCATTGGCGTAATCCCCGGATTTTTCCGTATCTCGCACGTGCAGAACTATGGCGCGGCATTCGGGTTATTCGCCGACTCCGTCTCACACTGGAAGGTAGTTTTCCTGGTGGGCTTCTCGCTGCTGGCGATGGCGGTAGTGGCTTACCTGCTTTGGAAGAACACTCATGCGTATCCGACCACGGGGATAGCACTGGCGCTCATCCTCGGCGGCGCAATGGGCAATCTGTACGACCGTCTTGCCGATGGCTATGTGGTGGATTTCCTGGCATTCTTCTTCGGCAGGTATCATTGGCCGGATTTCAACGTCGCGGATAGCGCTATTGTAGTCGGCGCCGTGTTGCTGGTTGCCGAGATTCTTTTCACGAAGCCTCCGGAAGAAGAACATGCAGGCCAGGCCCGGCGCTAA
- a CDS encoding anti-sigma factor codes for MTCSEFLKELTDYLDESMDARTKAELEDHLQWCHNCYVVCNTTKRTIEIYRDSELYELPDDLRSRLRAAIIQKCKHPV; via the coding sequence GTGACTTGCTCTGAGTTTCTGAAAGAGCTCACCGACTACCTCGACGAGTCGATGGATGCCCGCACAAAGGCAGAACTCGAGGATCACCTACAGTGGTGTCACAACTGTTACGTCGTTTGCAATACGACTAAACGAACCATTGAAATCTATCGCGACTCTGAGCTTTACGAACTCCCTGACGACCTGCGCTCCCGTCTTCGCGCAGCCATCATTCAAAAGTGCAAGCATCCGGTATAG